The nucleotide window CCCTACACCGCTTGGAAAGCCCCATGGATTCACGTAGCTTTTGAAAACGCTGGTGCTGTAGCTAGTGGTGTCGAGGCCGCATGGAAGAAGCTTGGTAGAAAAGGAAAAATCCTTGCCATCGGTGGAGACGGTGGTACAGCTGACATTGGTCTCCAAGCACTCTCTGGAATGCTTGAGAGAAGGCACAACGTGGTCTACCTCATGTACGATAACGAGGCTTACATGAATACTGGTATCCAGAGGAGCTCATCCACCCCATACGGAGCATGGACAACAACCTCACCACCCGGAAAGTACTCAATTGGTGAGGACAAGCCGAAGAAGTGGGTGGCATTAATAGCCGCAGCTCACCAAGTTCCCTATGTTGCTACTGCCAGCATTGGAGACCCATACGACTTCTACAGGAAGATGAAGAAGGCTGCAAGCGTAGATGGGCCAGCATTTGTTCAGGTCTTGGCACCATGTGTTCCCGGATGGAGGATTCCACCAGAAAAGACAGTTGAAGTAGCTAAGTTGGCAATTGAAACCGGTATCTGGCCACTGTTTGAAATAGAGAACGGAGACTTCCACAACATAAAGTTCCAGAGATTCCCCAAGGACGGAAAGTTCAAGAAGCCAATTGAAGACTACCTCAAGCTGCAGGGAAGATTCAAGCACCTCTTCAAGAAGCCTGAGGCAATACAAGAGCTTAAGAACCAAGTAAAAGAAATGTGGAGAATCCTTGGCAAAGAAGTCGAGCTTCCATGAATTCTCCTCTCTTTTTGTTATTATCCATTTTTGTATAATGTTGTTTATTTTCTGAGCAAAACTTATAAGCATTTTTAGGCTAGCCTAAAGCAGAGGTGATAAATGATGACGATAAAAACTCCACCCAATTTTAACGTGCCCGGGTTAGGTGTTGACCCTCTTACCCAGAGAATAAAGGAAAAAGAAAAGCAGTGGAAATACAAGGTAGCGGTCTTAAGTGGAAAAGGAGGCGTTGGAAAATCCACAGTTGCAGTAAATCTAGCTGTGGCTCTTGCAAAGCAGGGCTATTTCGTGGGAGTCTTGGATGCTGATGTGCACGGCCCAAACGTGGCAAAAATGCTCGGTGTTGAAAAGGCGGAGGTTC belongs to Thermococcus bergensis and includes:
- the porB gene encoding pyruvate synthase subunit PorB, which translates into the protein MAVRKPPITTREYWAPGHAACAGCGPAIVMKLATKAFSEAMEEKYGDPNAFAIAHATGCMEVVSGVFPYTAWKAPWIHVAFENAGAVASGVEAAWKKLGRKGKILAIGGDGGTADIGLQALSGMLERRHNVVYLMYDNEAYMNTGIQRSSSTPYGAWTTTSPPGKYSIGEDKPKKWVALIAAAHQVPYVATASIGDPYDFYRKMKKAASVDGPAFVQVLAPCVPGWRIPPEKTVEVAKLAIETGIWPLFEIENGDFHNIKFQRFPKDGKFKKPIEDYLKLQGRFKHLFKKPEAIQELKNQVKEMWRILGKEVELP